The genomic DNA TCCTCAACCTTTGGTCCAGAGGGAATGATCGGCGGCTTGATCTTTTTGGTTCGCGGTTTTTTCTTCGGCCTGGCGGCCGCCAGAGCGTTCAGCTTTTTGGCCGGCGATTTTTTCCTGGCGGTTTTCTTCCTGGTAATGATCGTCGTCGCCGTAATTACTTTCTTTTTTCTGGGCATTATGTCACCTCACCGAACGGATTGAATTCTCCCCCCCCAGCCCATTGTTTACCCTCGCGGTCTGCGGATCAAGGAACCATTGGCCATCGGCCCAATATTTGTATTGATACTCGCCAGGCTCCAAATTAACCGTCGCTTTCCACTCTCCCGCCTTCCCTTCGCTCATAAAGATCGCCCCTTTTTCCCAGTTGGAAAACTCTCCACATATCCTTACATCGTTAGCGGAAACCGGGGCTTTAAATGAAAAAACAACTTTCTTTTTGGCCATGATCAGATCTTAACCTCCCGCAAATATTTGGCCGCTTCTTCTGGCGCGGTCGGATTAATATA from Candidatus Margulisiibacteriota bacterium includes the following:
- a CDS encoding glycogen-binding domain-containing protein, which codes for MAKKKVVFSFKAPVSANDVRICGEFSNWEKGAIFMSEGKAGEWKATVNLEPGEYQYKYWADGQWFLDPQTARVNNGLGGENSIRSVR